The Rhododendron vialii isolate Sample 1 chromosome 6a, ASM3025357v1 genome includes a window with the following:
- the LOC131331115 gene encoding cytochrome P450 CYP82D47-like: MDFLFPHTSTIMAGVLLPLLVLLYYFLGKSKTSKHIPPPEAGGAWPIIGHLRHLTSSQMLPHVSLGAMADRYGPIFTIRVGLKRAVVVSNWQTAKECFTTHDTVVTSRPKFVSADHLSYDEAMFGFAPYGAYWREVRKIISVELLGSRRVKLLEHVRVSETQDSIKELHKLWAEAKANSGYVLVEMKQWFADLTMNVLVRMVAGKRYFGVAADSDEEEGRRCQKAFRDFFHFVGMFLPADAIPFLRWLDLGGHEEAMKETFKEMDRVISGWLEEHRRRREPGGGYKGDQDFMDIMLSTLEGLCLAGYDADTVNKATCLQVIMAGADTTSVMLTWALSLLLNNRQVLKKVQEELDLHVGQERQVDESDITKLFYLQAVVKETLRLYPAGPLAGQREFAEDCSVSGYHIPKGTQLIPNLWKIHRDPMMWADPSVFRPERFLTAQKDVDVRGQHFELIPFGAGRRVCPGIALGVQMLHFVLARLLQGFELSTPNDALIDMTESAGLTNAKATPLKVLVAPRLAPSHYQ; encoded by the exons ATGGATTTCCTCTTTCCACACACGAGCACTATCATGGCCGGAGTACTCCTTCCTCTACTCGTACTTCTCTACTATTTCCTAGGGAAATCTAAAACTTCAAAACATATTCCGCCACCTGAAGCGGGCGGTGCGTGGCCTATAATAGGCCACCTCCGGCACCTAACGTCCTCTCAGATGCTCCCCCACGTATCCTTGGGAGCCATGGCCGATAGATACGGACCCATTTTCACCATCCGGGTCGGGTTGAAACGTGCCGTGGTGGTGAGTAATTGGCAAACAGCCAAGGAGTGTTTCACTACGCATGACACGGTTGTCACGTCGCGGCCGAAGTTTGTATCTGCCGATCATCTCAGCTACGACGAGGCCATGTTCGGCTTCGCTCCCTATGGTGCTTATTGGCGTGAAGTGCGCAAGATAATCTCGGTCGAGTTGCTCGGGAGCCGCCGGGTTAAGTTGCTCGAGCACGTCCGTGTTTCTGAAACGCAGGACTCTATAAAAGAGCTTCATAAGCTTTGggcagaggccaaggccaactCAGG GTATGTCTTGGTGGAGATGAAGCAGTGGTTTGCTGACTTGACCATGAATGTGCTGGTCAGAATGGTTGCCGGAAAAAGGTACTTCGGTGTTGCTGCTGACAGTGATGAGGAGGAGGGGCGGCGCTGCCAGAAGGCATTTAGGGACTTCTTTCACTTTGTGGGAATGTTTCTACCGGCCGATGCCATTCCTTTCTTGCGTTGGTTAGACTTGGGGGGACACGAAGAGGCAATGAAAGAAACATTCAAGGAAATGGATCGTGTAATTTCCGGATGGTTGGAGGAACATCGCCGGAGGAGAGAACCGGGTGGTGGTTATAAGGGTGATCAAGACTTCATGGACATCATGCTTTCAACTCTTGAAGGGCTGTGTCTTGCTGGTTACGATGCGGACACCGTCAACAAAGCTACATGCTTG CAAGTGATCATGGCAGGCGCCGACACCACTTCAGTGATGTTGACGTGGGCACTATCACTCCTATTGAACAACCGCCAAGTGTTGAAAAAGGTACAAGAAGAATTGGATCTCCATGTTGGCCAGGAAAGACAAGTGGATGAATCAGATATCACCAAACTTTTCTATCTCCAAGCCGTAGTAAAAGAAACACTACGCTTATACCCAGCAGGTCCGCTAGCCGGCCAAAGGGAATTCGCAGAAGATTGCTCAGTAAGTGGCTACCATATCCCCAAAGGAACACAGCTGATTCCAAACTTGTGGAAGATCCATAGGGACCCAATGATGTGGGCTGATCCGTCGGTGTTTCGCCCAGAGAGGTTCCTCACGGCGCAAAAGGATGTTGATGTGAGGGGACAACATTTTGAGTTGATCCCGTTCGGAGCAGGTAGAAGAGTGTGCCCCGGGATCGCCTTAGGTGTCCAGATGTTGCACTTCGTGCTGGCTAGGTTACTCCAGGGATTTGAGCTTTCGACACCAAATGATGCTCTAATTGACATGACTGAGAGCGCTGGATTAACAAATGCTAAAGCCACTCCACTTAAAGTACTTGTTGCACCTCGTTTAGCTCCTAGTCATTATCAATAG